The following proteins are co-located in the Zonotrichia leucophrys gambelii isolate GWCS_2022_RI unplaced genomic scaffold, RI_Zleu_2.0 Scaffold_638_29103, whole genome shotgun sequence genome:
- the LOC135441891 gene encoding olfactory receptor 14J1-like, whose amino-acid sequence MCYDRYVSICKPLHYGTLLGSRACAHMAAAAWASGFLNALLNTANTFSLPLCHGNALGQFFCEIPQLLKLSCSHSYLRNIGSMVFSISLALCCFVFMVFSYVQIFRAVLRIPSEQGRHKAFSTCLPHLAVLSLFLSTATFAHLKPPSMSSPSLDLALSVLYSVVPPALNPLIYSLRNQELKAAVWRLMT is encoded by the coding sequence atgtgctacgaccgctacgtgtccatctgcaaacccctgcactacgggacccttctgggcagcagagcttgtgcccacatggcagcagcggcctgggccagtggctttCTCAACGCTCTGCTGAACACAgcaaatacattttccctgcccctgtgccatggcaacgccctgggccagttcttctgtgaaatcccccagCTCCTCAaactctcctgctcacactcctaCCTAAGGAACATTGGGTCCATGGTGTTTTCCATCTCTTTAGCattgtgttgttttgtgttcatggttttctcctatgtgcagatcttcagggctgtgctgaggatcccctctgagcagggacggcacaaagccttttccacctgcctccctcacctggctgtgctctccctgttcctcagcactgccacatTTGCTCACCTGAAACcgccctccatgtcctccccatccctggatctggccctgtcagttctgtactcggtggtgcctccagccctgaaccccctcatctacagcctgaggaaccaggagctcaaggctgcagtgtggagactgatgacG